The Arachis hypogaea cultivar Tifrunner chromosome 16, arahy.Tifrunner.gnm2.J5K5, whole genome shotgun sequence genome contains a region encoding:
- the LOC112754823 gene encoding protein MIZU-KUSSEI 1-like translates to MVHEHGRHRPMEESRSASNTPQSVYYSPRSSTASTRTVATPPTPPPLPTPSKISLVQPSQKKKHKTKFIRAVRSVFRSFPILAPSCKFPTPGGDGPHRAVNLSGTKVCGTLFGYRKGRVSLSLQENPRCLPSFVVELSMQTGVLQREMAAGMVRIALECERRPEKDKITIMEEPLWTMFCNGKKVGYAVKREATEEDLHVMELLKAVSMGAGVLLGRSDVDGGDGEFSYMRAHFEHVVGSKDSETLYMLSPDGVNNCGPELTIFFVRI, encoded by the coding sequence atggTTCATGAACATGGTCGTCATCGACCAATGGAGGAGTCAAGATCCGCATCAAACACACCGCAATCCGTATATTATTCTCCACGCTCTTCAACTGCATCAACAAGAACGGTAGCCACACCTCCCACACCACCACCTCTTCCAACCCCTTCCAAAATCTCCCTCGTCCAACCCTCCcagaagaagaaacacaaaacaaaattcaTCCGCGCCGTCCGCTCCGTCTTCCGCTCTTTTCCCATTCTTGCCCCTTCATGCAAGTTCCCAACCCCCGGCGGAGACGGTCCTCACAGGGCCGTCAACCTAAGCGGCACCAAAGTTTGCGGCACCTTGTTCGGTTACCGCAAAGGACGCGTGAGCCTTTCCCTTCAAGAGAATCCGAGGTGCCTCCCTTCGTTCGTGGTTGAGTTATCTATGCAGACCGGTGTTCTTCAGAGGGAGATGGCGGCTGGGATGGTTAGGATCGCCCTCGAATGCGAGAGGCGGCCGGAGAAGGACAAGATAACGATAATGGAGGAACCGTTGTGGACCATGTTTTGTAACGGCAAGAAAGTTGGTTATGCTGTGAAGAGGGAAGCCACAGAGGAGGATCTTCACGTGATGGAGCTTCTCAAGGCTGTATCCATGGGTGCGGGTGTTTTGTTAGGGAGATCTGACGTGGACGGTGGAGATGGAGAGTTCTCTTACATGCGTGCACATTTCGAACACGTTGTGGGCTCCAAAGATTCTGAGACTTTGTATATGCTGAGCCCTGATGGTGTGAATAACTGTGGGCCTGAGCTAACTATATTTTTTGTCAGGATCTAA